From the genome of Acropora palmata chromosome 4, jaAcrPala1.3, whole genome shotgun sequence, one region includes:
- the LOC141879513 gene encoding uncharacterized protein LOC141879513, which translates to MTLVNRKKQNSRECLAIRIELQRLLDKGIIIPSEHETCEFISTIFVRPKADGSFRLILSLKRLNEHIVYHHFKMESLKSVIQLMEKDCFIASVDLRDAYYSIPMSVHAQKYLKFTWGGKLYQFTCLSNGLCCAPRLFTKLLKPVSSTLRLKGHLSVGYIDNSYLQGNTFVACQENVTDTVNIFQDLGSTIHPEKSILVPTRKLTFLGFILDSHFMRISLTAGKADSLKAAAQALLLRKSPTIREVAEVIGKMVASFPGVQLGPLYYRQLENDKIKALRENYGNFDRPMVISGTARADLKWWINNIQTSYKPIRVAPPVMELKSDASHLGWGAVHGDRSTGGRWTDKEKLQHINVLELQAVFFALKVFCKEITNAHVKLFSDNTTTVTYINNMGGSHSLHCNALTPDMWLWCIDKEIWCFGQGSAEDSRGHGRRNIIDPKLAHPAMVSQSNEIIDERTSSSPQKQSAAPTAIQEDSSSSTGRKTNPSGMSVIRESLQSKGIPPHTLNIIMSSWRESTQRQYGTYLQKWQNFCSRRSVDPISPTINQVLEFFTELYDNKCGYSALNSARSALSALISLPGDLSIGNHPLITRFLKGVFQIWPALPRYSSIWDVNVVLKYLKSVAPATRLSLKELSYKVTMLLLLLSGQRLQTMKLLNIRDFSYTSSSFSFQISSKVKQTRPGTHLPSLTFKSYAPDRRMCVYTYLKEYLARTEKLRGQETQLLISFQKPYKGVSTDTIGRWAKTVLSQAGIDTAIFSAHSTRAASVSAAKKKGVPLETIMSTAGWSNAGTFKAYYDKPVQDCSAVTYGDVILR; encoded by the exons ATGACACTTGTCAAccgaaagaaacaaaattcgAGAGAATGCCTGGCAATAAGAATTGAATTGCAGAGATTACTGGATAAAGGTATTATTATACCTAGTGAACATGAAACATGTGAATTTATCTCCACAATTTTTGTGAGGCCAAAGGCTGATGGATCCTTCAGACTAATTCTTAGTTTGAAAAGACTAAATGAACACATTGTTTACcatcattttaaaatggaaTCTCTTAAATCTGTAATTCAGCTTATGGAGAAAGATTGTTTTATTGCCTCAGTGGATTTAAGGGATGCATATTATAGCATCCCCATGTCTGTCCATGCCCAGAAATACCTTAAGTTCACATGGGGTGGAAAACTGTACCAATTTACTTGCCTGTCAAATGGTCTGTGCTGTGCTCCTAGATTATTCACAAAGTTGTTGAAGCCTGTTTCCTCTACGTTGAGATTGAAAGGGCACTTGTCTGTAGGCTACATAGATAATTCATATTTGCAGGGGAACACATTTGTTGCATGCCAAGAAAATGTTACGGATACTGTTAACATTTTTCAAGATCTTGGTTCTACTATTCATCCTGAGAAATCAATACTTGTACCTACAAGGAAACTGACTTTTCTAGGATTCATTTTGGATTCTCATTTTATGCGTATCTCCCTAACTGCTGGAAAGGCTGATTCTTTGAAAGCAGCTGCTCAAGCCTTACTTTTGAGAAAATCACCAACCATACGAGAGGTTGCTGAGGTTATTGGTAAAATGGTTGCAAGTTTCCCTGGGGTACAGTTAGGACCTCTTTATTATCGGCAATTggaaaatgataaaatcaaaGCACTCAGAGAGAACTATGGGAATTTTGACAGACCAATGGTTATTTCAGGGACTGCTAGAGCAGACCTCAAGTGGTGGATTAATAACATTCAAACTAGCTATAAACCCATTCGTGTGGCCCCTCCAGTTATGGAGTTAAAATCAGATGCCTCACATCTTGGTTGGGGGGCAGTGCATGGTGATAGATCCACTGGTGGCAGGTGGACTGACAAGGAAAAGTTGCAACACATTAATGTCTTAGAATTACAAGctgttttctttgcattgAAAGTATTTTGTAAAGAGATAACTAATGCTCATGTTAAGCTATTCTCAGATAACACTACCACAGTAACTTATATTAACAATATGGGTGGCAGTCATTCGTTACATTGCAATGCCTTAACACCGGACATGTGGCTTTGGTGTATAGACAAAGAAATTTGG TGTTTTGGGCAGGGTAGTGCAGAAGATTCAAGAGGACATGGCCGAAGGAATATTATTGATCCCAAACTGGCCCACCCAGCCATGGTTTCCCAAAGTAATGAGATTATTGATGAAAGAACCTCTTCTTCTCCCCAAAAACAATCAGCTGCTCCAACTGCCATACAAGAAGACAGCAGTTCATCCACTGGTAGGAAAACTAACCCTTCTGGCATGTCTGTTATCCGGGAATCCTTGCAGAGCAAGGGAATTCCGCCGCACACTCTCAACATCATTATGTCATCCTGGCGGGAATCAACGCAGCGTCAGTATGGAACATATTTGCAGAAGTGGCAGAATTTCTGTAGTCGACGGAGTGTTGATCCAATTTCACCAACTATAAATCAAGTCCTGGAATTTTTTACTGAACTTTACGACAATAAATGTGGATATAGTGCACTGAATTCTGCGAGAAGCGCTCTTTCAGCCTTAATATCATTACCAGGGGACCTTTCCATTGGGAATCATCCCTTGATCACTAGGTTTCTTAAAGGAGTTTTCCAAATCTGGCCTGCCCTGCCCAGGTATTCGTCAATATGGGACGTAAATGTTGTGTTAAAGTACTTAAAATCTGTGGCTCCAGCCACACGTCTTTCACTGAAGGAACTGTCATATAAAGTGACTATGTTATTGTTACTGTTATCAGGTCAGAGGCTGCAAACAATGAAACTGTTAAACATCCGTGATTTCTCGTATACAAGTTCATCTTTTAGTTTCCAGATATCTAGTAAGGTCAAGCAAACTAGGCCTGGAACCCATCTTCCCAGCTTGACATTTAAATCTTATGCTCCAGATCGTAGGATGTGTGTTTACACCTACTTAAAAGAGTACTTAGCTCGAACTGAAAAGCTTAGGGGTCAAGAGACCCAGTTACTCATAAGTTTTCAGAAGCCATACAAGGGAGTATCAACAGACACTATTGGTAGATGGGCAAAGACTGTACTTTCGCAGGCAGGTATTGATACTGCTATTTTTTCTGCCCACAGCACTCGTGCTGCATCGGTTAGTGCTGCTAAGAAAAAAGGAGTACCTTTAGAGACTATCATGTCCACTGCAGGGTGGTCAAATGCAGGCACTTTCA
- the LOC141878383 gene encoding transmembrane protein 53-A-like, producing MFMTRRWRELVVLKALRRVVLVDKIRKVPYHSRFGAVITEVPSIPQQHSNSPIVVILGWNDSKGKHLQKYGKIFEKRNFDSICIPANSFNTFFRSGTRVKKISLHILDLLLELKCQERPVFLYAFSNGGCALFFHLMEALSYPKQPFYKAVPVVGTIFDSCPISPDINNLNATIESVSDTVNNPVLRGIIWCCMRVFIPPVIYFNDTVKRFMNALKESPLKCPQLVLYSKTDKFAPYQDIDSYVEARRKRGVNIVSKCWDSSEHVSHYREHPNEYLDAVNIFVDQCLNVFDLKRK from the coding sequence ATGTTTATGACAAGGAGATGGAGAGAGTTGGTAGTTTTGAAAGCTTTGAGAAGGGTAGTATTGGTTGATAAGATCAGAAAAGTGCCATACCATAGCAGGTTTGGAGCAGTAATTACAGAAGTTCCATCCATACCACAGCAGCACAGCAACAGTCCAATTGTGGTCATTCTGGGTTGGAACGACTCAAAAGGAAAGCATCTTCAAAAATACGGCAAGATTTTTGAGAAACGGAATTTTGATAGCATCTGTATTCCAGCAAATTCCTTCAATACCTTCTTTAGATCAGGAACAAGGGTGAAGAAAATAAGCTTGCACATCTTGGATCTTTTACTGGAACTGAAATGTCAAGAAAGACCAGTATTTCTTTATGCATTCAGTAATGGTGGTTGTGCTTTGTTCTTTCATTTGATGGAGGCTCTTTCTTATCCAAAGCAACCATTTTACAAAGCAGTTCCTGTTGTTGGAACAATATTTGACAGTTGCCCTATTAGTCCAGATATTAACAACCTCAATGCTACTATAGAAAGTGTCTCAGATACAGTCAACAATCCAGTACTGAGGGGTATAATTTGGTGTTGTATGAGAGTTTTCATTCCCCCAGTGATTTACTTCAATGATACTGTAAAACGTTTCATGAATGCTTTGAAAGAATCTCCATTGAAGTGTCCACAGTTAGTTCTCTATTCCAAGACTGATAAGTTTGCTCCTTACCAAGACATTGATTCTTATGTGGAGGCCCGGAGAAAAAGGGGTGTTAACATTGTTTCTAAGTGTTGGGACAGCTCGGAACATGTCAGTCATTACAGAGAGCATCCCAATGAATACCTTGATGCagttaacatttttgttgacCAGTGCTTAAATGTGTTTGACTTGAAAAGGAAGTAA
- the LOC141879514 gene encoding uncharacterized protein LOC141879514 — translation MAVDYSTMEFLHVLRIFFAIRGEPAVMISDNGSQFVGAERELGEMVQGLSREKIQDFCTEKRMHWKFTTPAAPHQNGCAESLVKTCKNALKRAIGSQVLTPFELYTVFLEVANLVNQRPIGRIPNDPDDSRYICPNDILLGRASSEVRQGPFKETQNPRHRVEFVQRIVDSFWKRWSQDLFTSLVPRKQWQVERRNVKVDDIVTVADSNAIRGKWCMGRILEVYPGPDG, via the coding sequence ATGGCTGTTGATTATTCTACCATGGAGTTTCTGCACGTTCTCCGTATATTTTTTGCGATTCGCGGTGAGCCTGCAGTGATGATAAGTGATAACGGTTCGCAGTTTGTCGGTGCGGAGAGGGAGCTGGGTGAAATGGTACAAGGTTTGAGTCGAGAAAAGATTCaagatttttgcacagagaaACGCATGCACTGGAAATTCACGACCCCCGCTGCCCCACATCAAAATGGCTGCGCCGAGTCACTAGTCAAGACGTGCAAGAACGCCTTAAAGAGAGCTATTGGCAGTCAAGTGCTAACTCCATTCGAGTTGTATACGGTGTTTCTAGAGGTGGCCAATCTTGTCAACCAACGACCAATCGGACGGATTCCAAACGATCCCGATGACAGCAGGTACATATGCCCTAACGATATTCTCCTTGGACGAGCGTCATCTGAAGTACGACAGGGGCCATTCAAGGAAACGCAAAATCCTCGCCACAGAGTTGAATTTGTCCAGCGAATCGTTGATTCATTCTGGAAGCGTTGGAGTCAAGACCTTTTTACTTCCCTGGTACCAAGGAAGCAGTGGCAAGTAGAACGACGAAATGTGAAAGTCGATGACATCGTTACAGTAGCTGATAGTAATGCTATTCGAGGCAAGTGGTGCATGGGCAGAATCTTGGAAGTCTACCCTGGACCTGACGGTTGA